The DNA sequence GCCCGATTCCAGCGCCTCGGCCAGTTGCCGCGAATCCTCGTCGATCTTCTGCACCACCCCCTGACGGTGGTCGAACTGATAGATGGTGTTCTGCAACTGGCGGTCGAGCACCACCCGGTCGGTGATCACCACCACGCTGTCGAAAATGCGCTCGTCCTGCTCGTTGTGCAGAGAGGAGAGCCGGTGCGCCAGCCAGCCGATGGTGTTGCTCTTGCCGCTGCCTGCGGAGTGTTCCACCAGGTAGTTATGGCCGACGCCCTCGCTGCCCGCCGCCGTCACCATCTGGCGTACCGCCTGCAACTGGTGGTAGCGGGGGAAGATCATCGTCTCCTTGCGCACCTTCTTGCCTTCGTCGCTGACCTTCTCGTCAATGTCGAGATGAAGGAACCGCGCCAGCAGATCCAGCAGGCTGTCACGCTGCAACACCTCTTCCCAGAGGTAGGCGGTCTTGTAGTTGCGGCCGTCTTTATCCGGCGGATTGCCCGCACCGCCATCCCAGCCCTTGTTGAAGGGGAGAAAATGGGTGCTGGTTCCGGCCAGGCGCGTGGTCATGTGGGCCTCTTCGGTATCCACGGCGAAATGCACCAGAGTGCGTTTGGTGAACAGGAAGACCGGTTCGCGCGGGTCGCGGTCATGGCGATATTGATGAATGGCGTTGGCCGCCGTCTGACCGGAGAGGGGATTTTTCAGCTCCAGGGTCACCACCGGAATGCCGTTGACCGACAACACCACATCCAGCGATTTCTTGTTTTTACTACTGAAGTATAGCTGCCGGGTAATCCCCAACCGGTTGGCACGGTAGCGCGCCGCAAGCTCGGGGTTGAGGCCGTGGGCCGGGCGGAAAAAGGCAATGCGCAGGGTCTTGCCGAAGCACTTGAAGCCGTGACGCAGCGTGGTCAGCGCGCCGTGTGTGTCCAGCCATTTGCAGAGCGCCTGCAACACCCGTTCGCCGGTCTCCGCGCCGTGCAGGGCCTCCAGCTTTTCCCAAATCTTGCTTTGGGTTTCGCGGATAAAGATCAGCGCCTCGTCGGAGAATATGGCCCGTTCGGTGTCGAAAGCGCCTGAGGCGAGTTTGCAGTAACCGTCATTCAGCAAGACCGCTTCGATGGCGGTTTCAAAGGCGGCTTCGGAGGTTTGTTTCATTGTCCGCCCCCCAGAACAAACTTGGCCCTTTCCCGCCGCAGCATTTCATACGGCGTCATGAAGCGCAGGTCGAGGCCAATGCAGGCGTTGGGGATCTTGATCCGTTTGGTGGAGTTGGCGGGAACCTCATGGGTCACTACCACGTGACTTCCCGCAAGGGCATGGGCGACAAGGTAAAAGTCGGCAACCTGCAAAAAGGTGTTGATTGCCGCAGGTTCGTAGTTCTGGCTCGTGGCCCAGATACTCACCCTGCCGAATTGGGCGGCGGTGGCCGTATCGGTTTTCAGAAAAAGGCCGTTGCCGTTATTCCGCATCCACTTGGTAAGCTCGTCCGCACCTGCGTTGATCTCATCGGCCACTTTATCGATGCTGAATACCTTGTCAGCATGATTATTCTCTACTATCCATTCCCAGAATGCAGGGCAAAAATCCAGTCCGTAATGGAGATTTTTGGCCTGAATGAACACATTGGCATCAAGGAGGTAGCTCATAGCATTACCCCCAGCTCGCGCGCCGCTTCATAAAAGGTCGACGTTTTGCGCACTCCGAGCATGCGGAAGGCATCCTGAAACAGGGTCTGCCCCTCCAGAGTGCTGGAAAGGATCGCCCGGGCGAAGAGTTTGCCGGTACGCGCGCCGAGGGTGCGATAAAAATCACCGCTGCCGCTTCCGCCTCGATCCAGTCCCCGGATTCTCTCCACCTCTTGCCGGTAGCACCGCCACAGGGTGGCCTGATCAATAAAGCCCGCATCGAACAGGCGGCGCAAGGCAACCAAAGTGCTTACCTTGAACAGACGGGCCAGACGTTGAATTTCCGCAGCCACTGATGAGTCAGGTTCATACACCTGGCGCAGTTCATCCAGCGGCACCAACAGTTCAGCGGCCACCTGGTTGCACCAGCGTTCAATCCGCTGCCCTGGTACACTGCCTGCCTCCGGATCAGACACCCCGCTTTCTCCCAGCCAGATATGAGCCAGCTCATGGGCCAGGGTAAACATCTGGGCCGCCTTGCTGTCGGCGCCATTGAGGTAGATCAGCGGCGCCAAGTCGTCGGCCAGGGCAAAGCCACGAAATTCATCCACGTTCAGTTTACGGTGGCTGTTGCTGCCGACGATGGAACTGGCCATCACCAGCACGCCGGCTTCCTCTGCCTTGGCGATGAGTTGGCGCAGGGCATCCGTCCAGGTCGGTAGCCGCTGCCGTTCAGCTATGGAAAGCGCCAAGGTCTGCCGCATTGATTCGGCCACCTGTTCAGGGATGGCCGCAACGGTTGCGCTGCCGACAAAGACCAGCCGGGGCAGACCGTGCATACGGGCATAGTCGCGGAACCACTCCTGCCTCTGCTGACAGAGATAGAGAGTATCCAGCAAGGCGCTGCTGGGTTCAAGCATTGCCTCATCACGCAGGGTGCGAAAGTCTGGCACCGGCAGTGTGAGTTCCGGCGGTTCGGGCAAGAAGAAATAACCGATTGGGGTGTGGGTGAGCCGGGCAAAGTTCTCCAGTTGCTTCAAGGACGGTTGCGCTTCACCGGTAAGCCATAGCGGCCATTTGCGAAACCGTTTTTCCAGCATGGCGTCGGAGAGCCAGGCCCTATCCGCAGCCCAGCGCAAAACCGGAATGGAGGCGGGAACGGTGTTCATGGGAGCATCTCCTCGGCTGGAATTTTCCCTGTCACGGCGGCGGTAATCAGGGCAGCGCGGCGTTCTTTAGCAAGATCAACCGATATGAGTAATTGATCGGCAAGCTTGCGAGTCTTGACGTGGCCTATCTCAACTTGAGAAACGATAGATCTCTGTTCGTCAATCGGAGGATAAGGGATGCGAAAATGGCCAAGCATCTCAGTATTGAGATTGTCCATTGTTGAGCCTACTGACTCAACAGTTAAACGCTTTGCTGCGTTTGTTCCATTGAAAATTAAAGCTAGATATTTTGGGTTAATCTGGCGCTGGTCGCAGCGAACGCGAAGGCTACCCGTACCACATAACCAACCTACTTGGGACGCTTCAACAACACCGCATCGACCAAGTTCGCCGCGCCGCCCAAAAACAACATCACCTTCCCTTAGCTTATGTACGCTTAGACGATCAGCCGTTTCATCGTCTACGGATATGCCATAGTCAGGGGTAATCTTATTGTCTTTTAAATGGGCCGGATTGATAACGGGTATCCCATTGTCAATGTACTCTTCAGCGTGAAGTTGTGAACCAAACGGGCCGGTCTGCAATGATGGACAAGCAAATCTCACTTGGAGCACCTCCCAATGCGCCGGGATATTCCCCAGCCAGTTGAGACCGGAGGGTTTGAGGGGGGCGGCTGGGTCGAGGCCGCGGGTGACGGTGCGGCTTATGAGGGCGGCGCGCTTTTCTTCCAGCAGGGCCAGCATCTTTTCCTTTTCCGCCACCAGCGCATCGATGCGCGCGGTTTCGCGGTCGAGGTAGTCGGCGATCAGGCGTTGGGTTTCTTCCTCAGGACAAGGCAAGTGATGTTGGCGTAGTAGGTCAGGCGATACGCGCTTGAGGCCTCCGGCACCCGTCATTGAAGCCTCGCCCTCCTGCTTGAATGTCAAAGACTGTAAGTAGTAGAAGAGAAATTTTCGATTGACCGTCTTGGGCCTTATGACAAAAAGCTCTGAGCTCCCGAACCCCTTACCCCCTTCAAGATTTTGAGCGACAGCAATGTTGCCGTTTTCAAAACAAGGCGTGACTTTGGCAAGAACAATATCGCCCTCTTCGAAGGCATTGTAAGAAGATACGTACTTGGAAAACTTGTCGGTATTCGGAAGAAAGTAGCCGCCCTTGACCCTGTCCATGGGCAGGAAGGTCAGTTCGTCGTCCTCTTCGAATTCACTAAAGTCGACAGAGGGATTAAGCTGGCAAACATATCGCAGCGGAACGGTTTTCCATTCATGCAGTACGGGAGCTGAATTCATTCCCCTACCTCCTCGCCCCACTCCGTGAGCTTCCGGCGCAGCAATTCCTTGTCCGGCAAATAAAGCTGGTATTCCCGCGCGTGGATATTGGCCTCCTTGGGTAGGGTGATTTCCACCAGGGCGTCATGCTTCTTCTTGCAGAGGACAATTCCCACGGTGGGCGATTCCTCGTCCAGTTTTACAAAGCGGTCGAAGTAGTTGACATACATCTGCATCTGGCCCAGGTCGCCATGACCCAGTTTGCCGATTTTGAGATCGATCAGCACATAGCAGCGCAGCAGGCGGTTATAAAAAACCAGGTCGACAAAGAAATGCTCTTCGTCGAAGGTGAAGCGCTTCTGCCGGGCCTCGAACAGGAAACCCTTGCCCAACTCCAGCAGGAAATGTTCGAGCTTGTCGATGATGGCCGATTCCAGGTCGGATTCGGAATACTTCGCCCTTTCATCGAGACCGAGGAACTCAAGGACGTAGGGTTCTTTGAGCAGATCTTCGGGGCGGGCGACGAGCTGCCCTTCGGCGGCAAGTCTTTTTACCCCTTCCTTGTCGCGGCTGAGGGCGAGGCGCTCATACAGCCCTGAATTGAACTGGCGCTTGAGTTCCGGCAGTGTCCAGCCGCCTTGCGCAGCCTCAATCTCGTAAAAACTGCGCTCGTCCGGGTTGTCGATGGAAATCAGAAAGACATACTGCGACCAGCTTAGGTTGAAAGGAGAATTGAATTTGGCAGATGCCGTCAGCCAAATCTGGGGTGATTGCTCAACATTCGTCAATTTCCCAGACGGCATCTGGGATTTTTCCATCGACGGCAATTGCGCAGACGGCATCTGCGCAATTCGGCGATCCTGGTAAGCCAGATAAAACCTGCGCATGTACTCTAGATTCCGCTTGGAAAACCCCCGCCCGAACTCAGCCGTCAGAGCAGCGGAGAGTTCCTTGAGCAACGCCTTGCCATACTCAGCCCGTTCCTCGCCGCCCTGTTCATGCTCAACAATGCGACGACCAATCTCGAAGTTGGTGAGAACTTGAATGAGATCGACGGAATGGACCACCGCCCGGCGGGCGGATTGAATCAGGTCGCGGATTTCGTGAAGCAGTTCCTTCACTCCGTCACCTCCCGCAACAACCCCATGATCCGTTTCTCCACTGCCTCCAGCTCCGCGTCGATCTCGGCCAGCGGCCTCGGCGGCTGGTACTGGAAGAATTCGCGGTTGAAATTGATCTCGTAGCCCACCTTGCCAATACCGCCGTCCTGTTCATCCAGCGTGTCGCGGTCGATCCAGGCGTCCGCCACATAAGGGCGCACCTCGCGCAGCACATAGCTGATTACGTCTTCCTTGAGGGGGATGTTTTCAAAGTCCTTCAGGTTGGAGTCGGCCTCGTACTCGACATATTTCCCTTTCCCGGCCGGGTTGAGTCCCAGCAGGGCTTTCAGCTCATCCGGTGCAAGCTCGGGCAGGGTTTGGCCGGGAAACAGCGCGTCGAGATCCAGTTCAACTCTCTTATGTTCCTTGGCAATCACCGGCTCGGCCTCGGGGTCAACCTCGGTGAAGGCATCACGGAAGGCCTTTTTTTGGGCCGTGCCCTTGGCTCCCTTGGCCCAGCCTTCGACATCGTCGGGCAGACATTTGACGATCTTCTGCACCTCGTCCCACACC is a window from the Candidatus Cloacimonadota bacterium genome containing:
- a CDS encoding PDDEXK nuclease domain-containing protein gives rise to the protein MKELLHEIRDLIQSARRAVVHSVDLIQVLTNFEIGRRIVEHEQGGEERAEYGKALLKELSAALTAEFGRGFSKRNLEYMRRFYLAYQDRRIAQMPSAQLPSMEKSQMPSGKLTNVEQSPQIWLTASAKFNSPFNLSWSQYVFLISIDNPDERSFYEIEAAQGGWTLPELKRQFNSGLYERLALSRDKEGVKRLAAEGQLVARPEDLLKEPYVLEFLGLDERAKYSESDLESAIIDKLEHFLLELGKGFLFEARQKRFTFDEEHFFVDLVFYNRLLRCYVLIDLKIGKLGHGDLGQMQMYVNYFDRFVKLDEESPTVGIVLCKKKHDALVEITLPKEANIHAREYQLYLPDKELLRRKLTEWGEEVGE
- a CDS encoding ImmA/IrrE family metallo-endopeptidase, producing the protein MNTVPASIPVLRWAADRAWLSDAMLEKRFRKWPLWLTGEAQPSLKQLENFARLTHTPIGYFFLPEPPELTLPVPDFRTLRDEAMLEPSSALLDTLYLCQQRQEWFRDYARMHGLPRLVFVGSATVAAIPEQVAESMRQTLALSIAERQRLPTWTDALRQLIAKAEEAGVLVMASSIVGSNSHRKLNVDEFRGFALADDLAPLIYLNGADSKAAQMFTLAHELAHIWLGESGVSDPEAGSVPGQRIERWCNQVAAELLVPLDELRQVYEPDSSVAAEIQRLARLFKVSTLVALRRLFDAGFIDQATLWRCYRQEVERIRGLDRGGSGSGDFYRTLGARTGKLFARAILSSTLEGQTLFQDAFRMLGVRKTSTFYEAARELGVML
- a CDS encoding DEAD/DEAH box helicase family protein; its protein translation is MKQTSEAAFETAIEAVLLNDGYCKLASGAFDTERAIFSDEALIFIRETQSKIWEKLEALHGAETGERVLQALCKWLDTHGALTTLRHGFKCFGKTLRIAFFRPAHGLNPELAARYRANRLGITRQLYFSSKNKKSLDVVLSVNGIPVVTLELKNPLSGQTAANAIHQYRHDRDPREPVFLFTKRTLVHFAVDTEEAHMTTRLAGTSTHFLPFNKGWDGGAGNPPDKDGRNYKTAYLWEEVLQRDSLLDLLARFLHLDIDEKVSDEGKKVRKETMIFPRYHQLQAVRQMVTAAGSEGVGHNYLVEHSAGSGKSNTIGWLAHRLSSLHNEQDERIFDSVVVITDRVVLDRQLQNTIYQFDHRQGVVQKIDEDSRQLAEALESG
- a CDS encoding restriction endonuclease subunit S, with amino-acid sequence MNSAPVLHEWKTVPLRYVCQLNPSVDFSEFEEDDELTFLPMDRVKGGYFLPNTDKFSKYVSSYNAFEEGDIVLAKVTPCFENGNIAVAQNLEGGKGFGSSELFVIRPKTVNRKFLFYYLQSLTFKQEGEASMTGAGGLKRVSPDLLRQHHLPCPEEETQRLIADYLDRETARIDALVAEKEKMLALLEEKRAALISRTVTRGLDPAAPLKPSGLNWLGNIPAHWEVLQVRFACPSLQTGPFGSQLHAEEYIDNGIPVINPAHLKDNKITPDYGISVDDETADRLSVHKLREGDVVFGRRGELGRCGVVEASQVGWLCGTGSLRVRCDQRQINPKYLALIFNGTNAAKRLTVESVGSTMDNLNTEMLGHFRIPYPPIDEQRSIVSQVEIGHVKTRKLADQLLISVDLAKERRAALITAAVTGKIPAEEMLP
- a CDS encoding DUF4411 family protein, which produces MSYLLDANVFIQAKNLHYGLDFCPAFWEWIVENNHADKVFSIDKVADEINAGADELTKWMRNNGNGLFLKTDTATAAQFGRVSIWATSQNYEPAAINTFLQVADFYLVAHALAGSHVVVTHEVPANSTKRIKIPNACIGLDLRFMTPYEMLRRERAKFVLGGGQ